A stretch of DNA from Endozoicomonas sp. 8E:
GGTCATGATCGCTTCCATCAGTCTGGATGAATCCAGTCGCTTCAATTTACAAAAGGGTCAGGCACTTCCCCAGGATTACCAATACGAGCGAAAGGGGATAGGCAGCAAACCAGCCAAAACAGCCCGGTTTGACTGGAAATCCATGGAAGCCTCCTGGCAACAGGCTGAGAAACAATCAAAGATCCCATTTAAATCAGGCGTCCAGGACCCTCTCTCATACCAGCTCCAACTTCGGCTGGACTTGAAGGCAGGAAAAAAAGAGCTGACCTACCCAATTGTTGACGATGATGAAATCTACGAAAGACGGTTTGTGATTGAAGCTGATGAAGTACTGAATACACCAGCCGGCCCGCTCAATACGACCCGTGTAAAAGTGGTCCGCGAAGATAACGACCGCGAAACCTGGATCTGGTTTGCCAAAGACTGGGATTATGTTCTGGTGCAACTGCATCAAAAAGAAAACGGTTCAGACTACCTGATTCAGTTCAAAGGTGGTGAACTGGATGGCAGAAGTATTAAAGGAATCACCCCCACTCCATCAAAGTAGATCTTGCGGAGGACTCAGCTCATCCCGATACACAAGTTTTATACAAGACTATCCGGTTTTGTGGTGCGCAGATATAACGAATGCGCTGTCTGTTGCTCCGGGTTTCCGATAAAATGGTAGCTCCTGTTTCAACACTCCTTCACCTCAATGTCAGGAGCTTTCCGTGAGACTTCTCCACACTATGCTTCGAGTGGGCGATCTCGATCGTTCCATTGCTTTTTATACTGATATCCTGGGTATGAAACTGCTTCGCAAGCACGATAATGAGCAATACAAATACACTCTGGCTTTTGTTGGCTATGCCGATGAATCAGAACAGGCCGTTATTGAACTGACTTATAACTGGGGTACCAGTGATTATGACCCTGGTACGGGTTTTGGTCATATAGCCATTGGCTTTGATGATATCTATGTAACCTGTGAGACCATCCGTGCCAACGGTGGCAAGATTACCCGTGAACCAGGCCCGGTCAAGGGTGGAACGACAGAGATCGCCTTTGTAGAAGACCCCGACGGCTACAAAATCGAAATGATCCAGAACAAAAGTGCATCCCGGGGACTTCAGGGATAAGGACAATACACAGGGAAGTGAACCAGTCAATGCCAGACAATTCTGAAAAACCTTCCGATACCGCTATCAAAAAGACTCAGAGAATAGCTGGCCTCTGCCTGATGATCTCTCTAGTTTCAAGCTGCTCCAGAAATTCAACCGTTAACTATGCGACTGATGTTGTGGTTCGAGAGTTGGGTGGACCTGCAGCTGAGGTCTACTCAACGGTTAAGGCCGTCAAGAGTGTCCAGAAAGATGTGATCGCATTTGAAGCCCTGGTTCGGATTCTGTCAACAGAGGCCCGTGTTAACTGGGGTGACGAAAAAAGTGCCAGCAGGAAGGAATACGTTAAATACACCAACCATTACCGCACCCGGGTATTTGTTAACTTTGAACAGGGCAAGGTTCACGTTGAAACGCTGGATAGAGAAGACCTGAAACACGCGATTATTGTCACCCTGCTAACGCCTTACAATCCTGATGAAGTTGACCTGTTCAGCGACAAAGCCGTCCCCATCGGGGAAGAGCCCATGCTTTATGGACAGGTTGTGGACCATCAGGGACAGCCTATACGCTGGGAGTGGCGAGCCAGTCAGTTTGCCGATTATCTGATTAACCATCAGTTAACCACTCGCGCCAGCACCAAGGGTACCGTTTACTCTGTTGATCTTGATCTGGTTGGCGACCATATGATCAAAAGGCAGTATCAATACGCCGGTATCGTTAGACAGATGTCGCAAAGATACAAGATTAAGGAAAGTTTGATCTATGCGATCATGAGGACAGAAAGTAGCTTCAACCCTTACGCTGTGAGCCATGCTAATGCCTATGGACTGATGCAGATTATCCCATCAACGGCAGGAAGAGATGTTTTCAAACTGGTCAAACGTCGCAGTGGACAGCCCAGCAGACAATATCTTTTCAACCCGTTTAATAATATTGATGCAGGCACCGCTTATCTGCACCTTCTTGAAACCCGCTACCTGAAAAATGTCAGAGATCCACTGGTAAAACATTACGCTATTATCTCTGCCTACAATGGTGGAACAGGGAATGTTTTGAAAACCTTCCATTCCAATCGCACCCGGGCTATAGAAATCCTCAATGAGATGGAACCAGAAGAAGCGTATTGGTCTCTCACCCGCAAACACCCCAGACAGGAATCAAGAAACTATCTGAAAAAAGTCACCAAAGCTCAGAAAGACTTTTATAAAGGCGATGTCTGAATTTGGTTTTTGACCGCAAAACACACTTACTTTCTTGAACTACCACTGTCGTGATCTACCTTTCCTCTCCACAAAATTAATAACGTATGAATCGAATAATGAAACGATCGTTTTTTGCGAAACTCCTGTTACTGCTTTTGTCTTTGTCTGCCATCTGTCAGGCAGAATCGTTAACAAGACGTTTTGTTATCGAGCATAAACAGAGCACTCAAACCTTTTCTGTTAAGCGCAGCCTGAATCCATTGTTGGACAATCCGAAGTACCCTGCCGACACAAACGGCTACGCAGTTTTTTTGCCGCATGATGACAAGCCAAACAAACCTGAGGGTTACGGGCTACAAATGACCTTTATTGAGTCCATTTCTTGGCAATTGCTTTACGCCACCAACGTGCTGATTGCATACGAACTGATCCTGACCACCAGGAACCCTGCCCTGAGGGGCAAACCTTATTCATGGATACCTGAAGAAGTGTTTGTCGCAGTCGGCTGGCTTTTAAAAAGTTACTGGAACCCCGATTCATTGCTGTTTAACCCGAAGGAACATCTGGAGGTAAGTCGGGTTGACCCGTTTACGATCACCACTATGACGCTCCCCGGACAAAACAAACAACAAAGCAACCAACAAAACCCGCCATCAGGATCATCGGGTCAGCAAGCCCCAGGGGCAACCAGCCATGTTACAGGACCTATCAAAAGGCTATTGTCGTTTTTATGTGGCGACGGTGACAAAGACCCTGAACAAGAACAGCATACTTTGGGTTTCGATTGTCACGTCGATTCCTGTCATGGCGTTTGCAAACTCCGGCAAGCATCCAATGGCAGTGAGTTAGCTGAAGAGACGCTGAGTACCGCAGAAAGTTCGACTGGACAAAAGGCGAAAAAAACCAGTTTACAAGAAGTAGATGAGCATTCTGAGTCACTTGTTAACGCAGTGCCTGACACCGAAACAGATGAATCAAACACAACAGCTGATGACATTGTTTCAGCAATCATAGAGCACATGAATACGTTAATAGCTATTCTCATTAAAAACGATGCGAATTATGGAGTTGAATCTCCTAGCCCGGATATTCAGGTATTCAGAAATGCCATTGAATTACTTGAATACCTTGACCCTTCCGATATTTCACAAGGTCCAGAAGTGACCGACTCGAATTGTGACTGTCTATACTGTGAAGGCTTTAGCGATACTTGGTATATCGTCTATTACAGGGGTAAGTTGTTATTCACAGTAACACAAACTGAAGCTGAAACCAGGTTTGCAGATCGCTGGACATATGGGGAATCAGCAAAGATTAAAACCGAAGACTTATTTAATGAACTCTATTATGCTCCCGATGCTCCCGGTTTCCAATATGCAAAGAGTGAATTTGAGAAATGTAGAAAAGAATAACCCGAAAAGCCACAAACTAATCCTGTCAGTGTTCAGCTGCACACGTAAAAAGGCTAATGACAAAGACAGCTCGTCCCCAACACATTCTCACACTCCCAATGGGAATCGATACACCGTGAAAAATGGACTCTACCGCATGGGCTAAGATATGGGTTCCCACGCAGCAGCATGAGAACCAGAGTTTTAAACACCCACCTTAAAACGAGGATTATCTCCTCTTATATTCAGGCTGATCTGCAAAATCCTCCTCAATTAACAACAGATCATCACCATTAGTAAAGCCACGATTTTTAACCTTCACAAAAGACCCATTTGAGTCCATGAATGAAATAGTTGCTCCAACAATGCTGTTATGAACCTGCATGTCATTTGGCAGCAGATCCGGATCAATCATAGCCACAGGCATTGGCACAAAGCTGGACACATGAGTGCCATAACCATAACGGGCAGCGCCACGGATAGTGGTTACGTCTTCTTCACCATTTTCACCGCCGACCAGCAGATCCAGACCCAGGGTTCTGATTAAAGGATCTGTACCACCCAGAGGCATTTCATCACTCTGGTTTACAATCACAAAGTCACCCGGATTGTATTCATTACCCTCTGTCGCCAGAGCAATACCAAGACCCAGTATATTCAGATCATTTGAACCATCACCGACAGCCTCTGTCAGCAGAATGGGCTCATCGGGATATTGAGCCAGCACTCTGGCATAACTGATTGGATCGGAAGGGTCAGTGATGGCCTGAGAAGCAATCTCGGCCGCGCTTTCGTAGGCTACCCAGACTTGCTCTTCAAATTCAGCAAAGTCGGTCGGCGCTGAGTTACCCATGGCAGCACTGGCGGCCAGCACATCATTAGCCAGTTGAAGTATCTGTTCATCGGTAATCTGCTCAGGCTGGGTCAGATCAACATCTTCCAAGCCATTGCGATACTCATCGGTTTTATCCAGAGCAGTCACTTTCTCATCCTTCGAAAGCTGTCTTACAGGATCATATAAACCCAGTTTTTCAGCCATAAATAAACGGAAAGCGGCAGAGTGCAGAATGTCTTCTTTCAACTCTGGCAGTAAAACGGGAGACTGCATCAATACAGTGGCTACACCTGCACCGGGTACATTCAATGTTGTCGTCTTCAGATCCAGCTGCTCTTTGTAACCGGGAATATTCTCCTGAGCATCTTTGATCATTCCAGAAATAATAGTGCTGTGAATCCCCCCCAGTGACCCCCCTAGCATGTGCACATTATTGGTATCGAGAAGTATATTACCCTGATCGTCCTCTACACCATTGGCTATCGCCATTCGAATGCCCACATAATCCAGGGCAGACTGCCACATAAAACCACGGGTGGTTAACAGATTTTCAGGGCTGGCATAGTCAGTCCGACGCACCGAAGCGTCCAGATCGGCGACACCGTCGCCATCAATATCCACCACTCTGTCACCGTGCAGGGGATGATCGATGGCAACCACAGCATAACCGGACCCAACCAGTTGTTCAGCAAACAGTTCAGCCTCATCTTTTGAACTACCGAAGCCATGGCTATGCATAACCACTTTAAATCCAGCCTCGGGAACTTCACCAACAGGTAGATAGATTCTGGCATTTATGGCATTTTGATCAGGCTCTCTAAAGACCCGAATATCAGAAGCATTGTTGGCATTTATAGGCGTACCGTCGTTTGTCTGAAAATAACTGAAAGCACCTGAACAGAATTCCTGTGGTGCTACCCTGTATTCATTGAAGTTTTCAGGATGACTGTCATGGCTGCCGCCTTCCTGCATACTATCAACATATTCATTGTAATCACAGTTCATCCCCATCTCAGGTGTGTCCAGATAGGCTGGCAAGTTGATGGTCGCAGAGAAAACCCGATATTCAGGGATTTCTGTCGACTCTGGTTCCGGAATTGATACGCCTTCCTTCTCCAGCAGATCAGAAAACTCATTAACCAGCGTATTTTTCTCAGTACCTGTTAGAACAGCCTCTGCTACTAAATTTGTGATTTTGGTTTCTGATGAGTACTCACTAAGGTAGTTTTCGACAACGGGTCGAATTACGCTGATATTGCTGCCCGTAGTAAAATCAGCTGCATAAAGAATGCTGCTATCAGAAATACCAGCGCCTTCCAACTGATCAATAACTTCTTGCAAATGCAGCCCCATTTCATCATTACTGCTTAATAGCTGCTTATAAGCAGATGATGCCTGCAAGGGTCGACCATGAACGTCCTGAACGCCCGTTGTCAGAGCGACAAAATAGCGGCTAGCTTCATCAAAGGGCTTCAGAGGCTCGATATTGATAGTGCCAGCTTTTGCCAGAATCGCCCGGAAATCTTTATTCCAATCCAGCTCTTTAAGGGAAGCATCATCACTTTTCCGGAACATTTTAATGCTGCCCTCGAAAGTAGCAGGATCAATACTGGGCGAACCGCCTGACTCTTCCGGAGCCTTGGCAAATTCCAGAACCACAGGCACTGATGTACCCCAGCCCTGCTGAGTGCCGTAGTAGTTCCAGAATGTATTGGGGCTATCTTTCGGATTATGAACCCAGTCTGTCTCTCCGGGTACTTTCAGCGTGCCATCTTCATCAAATCCGGCAATATCATTGGGGTAAGGAATAACACCATTGGCCGGATCAAACTTTAACGTCTGGGGTTGCAGTGTCACTTCTTCAACATCGTCATTTAGAACATCATCACAGCCTGCCAGCAATATCACGGGTAGAGTCAATGAAATAGCTTTGGCTAAACGAGTGTATTGCATCATTTTTCCCTTGTAATTATTTTTCATCATTCTCGGCGAGGGGGTATTTAAATAAGCTTTATTAACAAGAATTTTTGATCTCAGTTCGCCCGTGACTGTTCGCACTTTCATCTTTACAGAAAGGAAACGAACAAGAGCGATAAAAGGATCAATTAACAGCAGAAAGGATATTGAATTAAAACAATTGACTTAACCCGAAAAAGCATAAAAAAACAATTCATTGACTCAGGTCACCTTATTAAAGAGCCTCGGTTTTGTTTTTGTTACTCAATATTTCAGCCTATTAACAAAACAATCTAACTAAATAAGAAGCTAAATATTCTACATTAATCCTACTGGGTCAAAAACATTAATTTGATGAATAACAAAAGGCAGTTCAACTCGTTTATACGCTCCAGAGGCTATCGCAAAAGTGCTGTCCTTCGTCAATAGGACGTTAACAAGTAGCTTAGCTTTGCCTGCTACGTTGTTCAGCCTCTCTGCGTGGGAATGCATTCAGCCGATAAACGATATTGACAACTTGAGAGAAACCCCGGCTCCGGAGCTGGAGTATGTGAACGCAGGTTTTTACAACACTCTATTTCATAGGGTGATCTATTCTTTCTTCCTGAAACCGGATAGCAAGGATAGAATTATTAAACACCCACTCTTTGTAGCACCATTTTTGCTGTTCCTGTCATTGTCTGCCATCTGTCAGGCCAAACCGGTGACAAGAAGTTTGGTGGTCGAGTTTGAACAGCATACAGACTTTCAAAAACAGAGCCTCTCTATAAAGCTTGAACGGCACTGCCCATCATCAGACATCACCGACTCAAGCAGCTATGCAGAAGCAGGTTCACCGCCTGATGACAAACCACAGAGACCCGATGGTGATGGGGCAAAAACGCCCCTTATTGAGTCGATTTCCTGGCCATTGCTTTTCGCCACTCATATGTTGGTTGATTACAAACTGACCCTGACCATCAAAAAGGCTCCCTTGAGATCCCCTTTTTCACGGCTATCTCCAGAAGTGATTGCATTAGTCGGTTGGCTTTTGAAAAGCTATTGGAACCCCGATTCACCTCTGTTTAACGCGATAGAACAACAGGCACCGAGTCACAATCACCCACATCCGTCCATTACTGTAATGTTTGGCTCCGGACACGACCAACATCAATACCAGCCGTCAGAATCGTCCGACCAGCAAGCCCCGCAAACCAACACCCGCACTGCAGGCTCTTTTATTGCCCCTCAGAATACTGACTATCGGGGCGGTAACCAAGGCCCTCATCAATACTCACATACTTTTGGTTTAAATTGTTTCATCCATCCCTGTCATGGCGCTTGTCAATTCCGACCATTATTCGATCGCGGGGGGGGCGCAGAACGGACGCTGAATATCGAAGAAATTTCGATAGCCGAAAATAGCTTATGCCCTCACTTGGTCTATGGATACTGCTTTATTTGCATGGATCATTTTGATCCTCCAAACACTACACATTCTCAAAACAACTCAATTTTCACGGTATTAGGTAATTGCCCTGACACTCCAATTTTATTTGATTCTTATCAAGTATTTGAGGCAGGGGCGCATGACATTGATGTCAACCCGGCTAATAACTGCAACCTTATAGACGGGGTCGCCCTGGACGGGGTCGCTTTAGACTCAACGATCGCAGGGGCCGCCTATACAACTGCGTCTTCCGGGCCAGTCAGTGATGACCTGGCAACGCCAGAGAATGATTGCCTTGCTCTCGTCGCGACTGCCTACTGCCAACAAGCTCTGTCGGGTCACAAAAGCAAATACCACCACGGACAATTCATCTGTGACATGATCGTGGCCACAGAGGATGGCTATCTCCGGCAATGCGGAAAGATCTTCAAGAACTCTCCAACCCTGTCGGCTCACAAAAGCAAAGTTCACACCGGGCAAAAAACCTGTGACGTGACCGTGGTCAGGGACGATGGCCAGCCTGGTCCATGCGGTACGGTCTGCAAGAACGCTCAAAACCTGTGGGATCACAAAAACAAACATCACTCTGGGCAAAAAATCTGTGACACGATCGTGGCCGGAGAGGATGGTCAGTCGCATCCATGCGGCAAGGTCTGCATACATGCTCGCTCCCTGCGGGATCACAGAAGAAGATACCACAGCGTGCAAAAAACCTGTGACCTAACCGTGGTTGGGGAAGATGGCCAGCCGCAGCCATGCGGGACGCTCTGCAAAAGTGTTCAAGTCTTGTCAGATCACAAAAGAAGACACCATACCGTGCAACAAACCTGTGGCGAAATCGTGATCGGAGAGGATGGCCAGACGCAACTATGCGGAAAGATCTGCAAGAACGGTAAGGCCCTGTCAGATCACAAAGTCGGATACCACACCGGACAAAAAACCTGTGACGCAGCAGTGCCCGGGGAGGATGGTCAGCTGCAGCAATGTGCAACGGTCTGCAGGAATGCTCGCGCCCTCCTGGATCACAAAAGAATAAAACACACCGGGCAACAAACCTGTGACGTAAAAGTGAACAGGAAGGATGGCCAGCCTCAACCATGCGGGACGGTCTGCAAGAACCTTAAAGTACTGTCGGATCATAAAAGAAGAGAGCACACCGGCCAACAAACCTGTTACGAAAAGGTGGCTGGGAAGGATGGCCAACTGCGGCCATGCGGAAAGATCTCTAAGAATGCTCAAGCACTTTGTTGTCATAAAAGAGTACATCGAAAGCGCAAAAATGTTGACGTATTCAAGAACGATGAATTCAACAATCCAGAAGGTAAAGTGCACAAGTAACAGCCTGATCTCCGCCCCTTCGAGGCTATTGTATGGGAACCAAAGCCTACGACACCCGAAGCAGGGGGGGGGGCGGATGATGACTGAGCCCGGAAAGCAACATTGAGACATCTCTTTAATTGCATACGGATTCTGACCAGATTTTTTTATCCACCACTACCCTAAAAGTCAGTTCTTACTGAGAATCACCATCATAACCAACCCAGACTTTAATATGATTGCCATCATTGTCTTTGTCATTATCAATGGTCAATAATTCCTGAGGGTCCAAAGTAGGTTCTGGCACTGATGAGTTTTTCTAAAGGAGCCGTCCGATTATTACCCGGTGAGGCCCCTTGTAGCTAGCTCAAGATATACTTTCGCTGCCCCCTCTTCATGCTTCAGGTCATGGTATATACTCGTTCACCCTCGTTGTCGTACAAGGCGACAGTGCCACACATGGCGACCCGGTAGCCCTCGTAATACAGTAGGTTTGCTCCATCCAGACCAATTACTCACTCAGTTAACCAGGATTACGCCCCTTATTGGCAGCAATTCTCAGCCTCAATGCATTCAGCTTAATAAAGCCTTCAGCATCTGCCTGATTATAAGCACCGGCATCATCTTCAAAGGTGGCAATATTCTCATCAAACAGGGAGTCATCAGACTGACGACCAACAACCGTTACATTACCTTTATAGAGCTTCAGACGTACGACACCATTCACGCAACTCTGGCTTTCATCAATCATCTTCTGAAGCATCTCACGCTCGGGAGACCACCAGTAACCGTTGTAAATCAGTTTCGCATACTTGGGCATCAGTTCGTCTTTCAGGTGTGCCACTTCACGATCTAGAGTAATGGATTCGATCGCCCTGTGCGCTTTCAGCATGATGGTTCCACCCGGAGTCTCGTAGCAACCACGGGACTTCATACCGACATAACGGTTCTCAACGATGTCCAGGCGACCCACACCACTCTCTCCACCTACCTTGTTCAGGTAAGTCAAAACGGTGGCGGGTGTCATTTCCTGACCATCGATGGCAACGATATCACCATTCTTATAGGTCAGCTCAATATACAGTGGCTGATCCGGGGCATTTTCCGGAGATACACTCCAGCGCCACATATCTTCTTCGGCTTCAGCCCATGGATCTTCCAGGACTCCGCCTTCGTATGAAATGTGCAGCAAGTTAGCATCCATAGAATAAGGAGACTTACCTTTCTTCTTCTCAACCTGAATACCGTGCTCTTCACAATAGGCCAGCAGTTTTTCACGGGAATTCAGATCCCACTCACGCCAGGGAGCTATTACCTGCACGCCTGGCTTCAGAGCATAAGCGCCCAGTTCAAAACGCACCTGGTCATTACCCTTGCCGGTAGCACCATGGGAGATAGCATCGGCTCCCGTCTCATTGGCAATTTCAATCAGTCGCTTGGAAATAAGAGGACGGGCAATAGAAGTACCCAGCAGGTACTCGCCTTCATAGATGGTATTGGCCCGGAACATCGGAAACACAAAATCCCGAACAAACTCTTCACGCAGATCTTCGATATAGATCTCTTTAATGCCCAGTGCCTCTGCTTTGGCTCTGGCAGGCTCAACTTCTTCACCCTGCCCCAGATCCGCGGTAAATGTAACAACTTCACACTGATAAGTATCTTCCAGCCATTTGGCAATGACTGAGGTATCCAGTCCACCCGAATAGGCCAGTACCACTTTTTTGATCTCTTTCACCGTGCACTCCCAATTCCCGATACGGTAAAACCTGATTTATAGAAGAGTATTGATGATCCAAAACTGGAAATCAATATTTATTCAATAAATCCACATATTAATTCAATATTTCCATTTTTTATGGCTACCTCTTAACTCTGAAAGCCCGATGTGGAAATCACCCAACTGACTTCGGATAGCCACAGAGCGGACAACATTATTCTCGAATACTTCCCTATTTTCCAGACCGGAAAATCTCACAAGCAGTTTACCTGAACTGATAAAAACCGAAAATGTGCAAACAGCTGAAAACCAACGCCTTTGAAGTCCTGCAAATTGATCGAAGGGTTTGATCTGAACGGTAAATATTACTACCAAGCCTGCATGATTTTAGATACGATGCTAGCCCGGTGAGGAGGGTCTCCTGAACTCTCCAACCTACTCCATTTTATTCACGTGCTTTTTTGATCATCCTGTGCTGTATTTAGCCGACTCATGATAAAAACACGATTAAACTGTTGCTATCCAGCAATCAACCTTTCTTTTCTGGATCAGGTACTCTTTGGAAGATGACGCAAATGCCCATAGCGAAAGAAAAGCTCTCCCTGACACGCCCTGATGATTGGCATATCCATCTGAGAGACGACGCAGCCTTGGCTGAAACAGTGCGTTCTGCAGCCAGAAATTTTACCCGCGCTATTGTTATGCCTAACCTTCGTCCGCCGGTGCTGAACGCCGATGATGCTGCAGCCTACAAGGCCCGAATTCTTGAGCATTCGCCTGCTGGCAGTCAGTTTGAACCATTGATGACACTGTACCTGACGGATAACACCACCCCCGAAA
This window harbors:
- the mltC gene encoding membrane-bound lytic murein transglycosylase MltC, which gives rise to MISLVSSCSRNSTVNYATDVVVRELGGPAAEVYSTVKAVKSVQKDVIAFEALVRILSTEARVNWGDEKSASRKEYVKYTNHYRTRVFVNFEQGKVHVETLDREDLKHAIIVTLLTPYNPDEVDLFSDKAVPIGEEPMLYGQVVDHQGQPIRWEWRASQFADYLINHQLTTRASTKGTVYSVDLDLVGDHMIKRQYQYAGIVRQMSQRYKIKESLIYAIMRTESSFNPYAVSHANAYGLMQIIPSTAGRDVFKLVKRRSGQPSRQYLFNPFNNIDAGTAYLHLLETRYLKNVRDPLVKHYAIISAYNGGTGNVLKTFHSNRTRAIEILNEMEPEEAYWSLTRKHPRQESRNYLKKVTKAQKDFYKGDV
- a CDS encoding DUF3108 domain-containing protein — translated: MTSFKTVSALLASGLLIASTPSIAKPEEATLKPFTAEYKAKVSGISGSGTRSLKKEGDQWVLDFGASASVMIASISLDESSRFNLQKGQALPQDYQYERKGIGSKPAKTARFDWKSMEASWQQAEKQSKIPFKSGVQDPLSYQLQLRLDLKAGKKELTYPIVDDDEIYERRFVIEADEVLNTPAGPLNTTRVKVVREDNDRETWIWFAKDWDYVLVQLHQKENGSDYLIQFKGGELDGRSIKGITPTPSK
- the gloA gene encoding lactoylglutathione lyase, with the translated sequence MRLLHTMLRVGDLDRSIAFYTDILGMKLLRKHDNEQYKYTLAFVGYADESEQAVIELTYNWGTSDYDPGTGFGHIAIGFDDIYVTCETIRANGGKITREPGPVKGGTTEIAFVEDPDGYKIEMIQNKSASRGLQG
- a CDS encoding argininosuccinate synthase codes for the protein MKEIKKVVLAYSGGLDTSVIAKWLEDTYQCEVVTFTADLGQGEEVEPARAKAEALGIKEIYIEDLREEFVRDFVFPMFRANTIYEGEYLLGTSIARPLISKRLIEIANETGADAISHGATGKGNDQVRFELGAYALKPGVQVIAPWREWDLNSREKLLAYCEEHGIQVEKKKGKSPYSMDANLLHISYEGGVLEDPWAEAEEDMWRWSVSPENAPDQPLYIELTYKNGDIVAIDGQEMTPATVLTYLNKVGGESGVGRLDIVENRYVGMKSRGCYETPGGTIMLKAHRAIESITLDREVAHLKDELMPKYAKLIYNGYWWSPEREMLQKMIDESQSCVNGVVRLKLYKGNVTVVGRQSDDSLFDENIATFEDDAGAYNQADAEGFIKLNALRLRIAANKGRNPG